In Clostridium sporogenes, one genomic interval encodes:
- a CDS encoding glycosyltransferase family 2 protein gives MTMLYDRAAGLVSVIIPAYNYDRYIIDTLESLKRQTYSNIEIILIDDCSQDNTKTIVNEWLTENADKFTDFIYVRLPRNLGFEWAVNIGLCLSKGEYVVFHDADDISHDEKIEKQVKYLQKHPNTAALGTVFSSFRDDISNVISTSNWISFDANEIERNYKFDIKHCVCYGTLMIRAYIIDEIIGFNKAVLFSNDFFFVNNIVHHDFIVENLNENLYFYRNHDEQFSRSLYEDDTVTHDYKEKRKKNEGQASIVVPIKGISDKVKETLESIASQTYDNLELVIIDEQPDIDTEDIIRKWAEPYKNNGKFKDLVYLPLPREVGFPWIYNIGAYLSKGEFIAFHNIGGKSHPKRIEKQIEFLRNNFMYSVVGTNYNDSGNYIKFKDDIEYSYTVDFMPCMNFNTLLFRSDIIDKTGGMNKRIDGAEDFEFIFNLLHNGYRVENLSDILYYQ, from the coding sequence ATGACAATGTTATATGATCGGGCAGCAGGACTTGTAAGCGTAATTATCCCTGCCTATAATTATGATCGCTATATAATTGATACTCTTGAAAGTTTAAAAAGGCAAACCTATTCTAATATAGAGATTATTTTGATAGATGATTGTTCACAGGATAACACAAAAACTATTGTAAATGAATGGCTTACTGAAAATGCGGATAAGTTTACAGACTTTATATATGTACGGCTACCAAGAAATCTTGGTTTCGAGTGGGCCGTAAATATTGGCTTATGTCTATCAAAAGGAGAGTATGTTGTATTCCACGACGCTGATGACATTAGTCATGATGAAAAAATTGAAAAGCAGGTAAAATATCTTCAGAAACATCCTAATACTGCCGCATTAGGTACTGTATTTTCATCTTTTCGCGATGATATATCAAACGTTATATCTACCAGCAACTGGATTAGTTTTGATGCAAATGAAATTGAAAGAAACTATAAGTTTGATATTAAGCACTGTGTATGCTATGGGACACTTATGATCCGTGCCTATATTATCGACGAAATCATTGGCTTCAATAAAGCAGTTCTATTTTCTAATGATTTCTTTTTTGTGAATAATATTGTACATCATGACTTTATCGTTGAGAACTTAAATGAAAACCTGTATTTCTACAGAAACCATGATGAGCAATTTTCACGCAGTCTTTATGAGGACGATACCGTAACTCATGACTACAAAGAAAAAAGGAAAAAAAATGAAGGCCAAGCAAGTATCGTTGTACCAATAAAAGGTATATCAGATAAAGTCAAGGAAACCTTGGAGAGTATAGCCTCTCAAACTTACGATAATCTTGAATTAGTTATTATAGATGAGCAGCCTGATATTGATACAGAAGACATTATTAGAAAATGGGCAGAACCATATAAAAATAATGGTAAATTTAAAGATTTAGTATATTTACCTCTACCAAGGGAAGTTGGATTTCCTTGGATTTATAATATAGGGGCTTATCTTTCTAAAGGAGAATTTATAGCATTTCACAATATTGGAGGTAAAAGCCATCCAAAAAGAATAGAAAAACAGATTGAGTTTTTAAGAAACAATTTCATGTATAGTGTTGTAGGTACAAATTATAATGACAGTGGAAATTATATAAAATTCAAGGATGATATTGAGTATTCCTATACCGTTGATTTTATGCCTTGCATGAATTTTAATACGCTTCTTTTTCGCAGTGACATTATAGATAAAACTGGAGGTATGAATAAACGTATTGATGGTGCAGAAGACTTTGAATTTATTTTTAATCTCCTGCACAACGGCTACAGAGTAGAGAATCTATCTGACATCCTATACTATCAATAG
- a CDS encoding GDP-mannose 4,6-dehydratase, producing MKVLVSGGAGFIGSNLVDKLINLGHNVCIIDNLSTGNINNVNKKAKLYINDILDPNVSKIFEKEKFDIVYHLAAQIDVQKSITNPIFDSDVNVCGTINIINNCVNYNVKKIVYSSSAAVYGHPGYLPIDEKHGISPISYYGLSKYTAEEYIKVFSNLNNLDFTILRYANVYGIRQDPKGEGGVISTFMNSLFKKQPIYIFGDGSALRDYIFVEDIVDANIAALSSGGKERFNIGTGVYTSVKELAEDMIDIIGLKCNIEYESARKGDITNSYFNISKAKNKLNWIPKFSLKDGLKKTIEYYRNNLED from the coding sequence ATGAAGGTATTAGTTAGTGGCGGTGCAGGATTTATAGGATCTAATTTAGTAGATAAACTTATAAATCTAGGACACAATGTATGTATAATAGATAATTTATCTACTGGAAATATAAATAATGTAAATAAAAAAGCTAAATTATATATAAATGATATTTTGGATCCTAATGTATCAAAAATATTTGAAAAGGAAAAGTTTGATATAGTCTATCATCTAGCAGCGCAGATAGATGTGCAAAAATCTATAACGAATCCTATATTTGATTCTGATGTAAATGTATGTGGTACTATAAATATAATAAATAATTGTGTTAACTATAATGTTAAAAAAATAGTATATTCTTCTTCAGCAGCTGTCTATGGTCATCCCGGATACTTACCTATAGATGAAAAACATGGAATAAGCCCTATATCTTATTACGGATTATCTAAATATACTGCTGAAGAATATATAAAAGTATTTAGTAATTTAAATAATTTAGATTTCACCATACTTAGATATGCGAATGTATACGGAATAAGGCAAGATCCAAAGGGGGAAGGTGGCGTAATATCCACATTTATGAATAGTTTATTTAAAAAACAACCAATATATATATTTGGAGATGGTAGTGCCTTAAGAGATTACATCTTTGTAGAAGATATCGTTGACGCCAATATTGCAGCTCTCAGCAGTGGAGGCAAAGAGAGATTTAATATAGGCACTGGAGTTTATACTTCTGTCAAGGAACTAGCTGAAGACATGATAGATATCATTGGCCTAAAATGTAATATAGAGTATGAATCAGCTAGAAAAGGAGATATAACAAATTCATATTTTAATATTAGTAAAGCTAAAAATAAACTTAACTGGATTCCAAAATTTAGTTTGAAAGATGGACTAAAGAAAACTATAGAATATTATAGAAATAATCTAGAAGATTAA
- a CDS encoding alpha/beta fold hydrolase: MGEYYKIRGKDIYTDTLGEESSPALLFIHGGPGGIGVVDFIKYQGDRLSKNFKVIAPEQRGVWRSEAILEEEHISLEDIVKDFEELRKKLHINKWSLLSHSFGGYLAVLYANLYPNSIEYMIYECPSFDFSLSERSMLNKAAKELIKLGNLSLAQKYFKALGEITDYKEINRLLMKALNELGANCNNFMWFGNDKQIIDRIAMNAKDLWNKSTNTRIKLLKDWRIYNDVFNGLSNVNKPSLLIKGKYDPVTCEVQMTEFINRVPDKQVVTFNFSGHYVRIEEPDKYCEVITNYIYNKMKYV; this comes from the coding sequence ATGGGAGAATATTATAAAATTAGAGGAAAAGATATATATACTGATACTTTAGGAGAGGAATCATCTCCAGCACTGCTATTTATTCATGGTGGTCCTGGTGGAATCGGTGTCGTAGATTTTATTAAATATCAGGGGGATAGATTATCAAAGAACTTCAAAGTTATAGCTCCAGAGCAAAGGGGAGTATGGAGATCTGAAGCTATTTTAGAGGAAGAACATATTTCACTGGAGGATATTGTTAAAGACTTTGAAGAATTAAGAAAAAAATTACATATAAATAAATGGTCATTGCTTAGTCACTCGTTTGGTGGATATCTTGCTGTTCTTTATGCTAACTTATATCCTAATTCTATTGAATATATGATATATGAATGTCCATCTTTTGATTTTTCACTTTCAGAGCGTTCTATGCTAAATAAAGCAGCTAAAGAATTGATTAAATTAGGAAATTTATCATTGGCACAAAAGTATTTTAAGGCTTTAGGAGAAATTACAGATTATAAGGAAATCAATAGACTACTTATGAAGGCGTTAAATGAGCTTGGTGCTAACTGCAATAACTTTATGTGGTTTGGAAATGATAAGCAAATTATTGACAGAATAGCTATGAATGCTAAGGATTTATGGAACAAGTCCACCAATACAAGAATTAAATTATTGAAGGATTGGCGTATATATAATGATGTTTTTAATGGATTATCAAATGTAAACAAGCCTTCTTTATTAATTAAAGGTAAATATGATCCAGTAACCTGTGAAGTGCAAATGACAGAATTTATAAATCGAGTGCCAGATAAACAAGTAGTTACATTTAATTTTTCTGGTCATTATGTTAGAATTGAGGAACCTGATAAGTATTGTGAAGTTATAACAAATTACATATATAATAAGATGAAATACGTGTGA
- a CDS encoding AraC family transcriptional regulator, with protein MRSLETIMLLNNTLEYIERNLHTAINIDDISKVACSSRYHFQRVFHSLTGFTVTQYIKNRRLTLAAEELVSTDRKIIDIALKYGYESPEAFTKAFKRLHGISPSALKKLNGKIKAFPKISFQISIKGECEIIYRIVEKEAFKVFGTGFETTRINDAAYKEIPEFINKIFKDGTHDRINEVLGNSKGSLLDGFHYDFKENGTRKYMMGYEIPRTEISDEFTILQVPKLTWAVFEGYGAMPDNLIIQDIWRRIYSEWFPSSGFEQVEGPCIEKNFWNNKKHDEYKCEVWIPVKTKSINW; from the coding sequence ATGAGAAGCTTGGAAACAATCATGTTACTTAACAATACACTTGAATATATTGAAAGAAATTTGCATACGGCAATTAATATAGATGATATATCAAAAGTTGCATGTTCATCACGATATCACTTTCAGCGTGTTTTTCATTCATTAACAGGATTTACAGTAACTCAGTATATAAAAAATCGAAGACTTACCCTTGCCGCAGAGGAGTTGGTTTCAACAGACAGAAAAATAATTGATATAGCATTGAAATATGGTTATGAAAGTCCAGAAGCATTTACTAAAGCATTTAAAAGATTGCATGGAATATCACCATCAGCTTTAAAAAAGCTTAATGGAAAAATTAAAGCTTTTCCCAAAATCTCTTTTCAAATATCTATAAAAGGAGAGTGCGAAATCATTTATAGAATAGTTGAAAAAGAAGCATTTAAGGTATTTGGTACAGGATTTGAAACAACTAGAATTAATGATGCGGCTTATAAAGAAATACCAGAATTTATTAATAAGATTTTTAAAGATGGAACACATGATAGAATTAATGAAGTATTAGGTAATTCTAAAGGTAGTTTATTAGATGGATTTCATTATGACTTTAAAGAAAATGGTACAAGAAAATATATGATGGGATATGAAATACCTAGAACAGAGATATCAGATGAATTTACAATACTTCAAGTACCTAAGCTTACATGGGCAGTATTTGAAGGATATGGGGCTATGCCAGATAACTTGATTATACAGGATATATGGAGACGTATATATTCTGAATGGTTTCCATCCTCTGGATTTGAGCAAGTGGAAGGTCCATGTATTGAAAAAAATTTTTGGAATAATAAAAAACATGATGAATACAAATGCGAAGTATGGATTCCCGTAAAAACAAAGTCAATCAATTGGTGA
- a CDS encoding HNH endonuclease domain-containing protein, whose product MNNILENSISDVLVKPIDTAMVPKSNKVDSRTFSRLLDDDKVVASYKMYWLLGILEEVTLGNTEIEFNTIVARMIVAAWYPIMQYKLSFGVLDNLKKPINYVALKYGFTSNCDESELLKFLCESEDKELKKMMRDLTCMVPYRLLSPFFTDKLKGKDKSSKNKIIEKLSLESDICFYKIIKEGKNRILINEYWAQYLNENYRVIKSWIYYKLVCFLQKRNPNVPAIAFKLEAPKNRDLSSATKIWKEIIVSKGPKDIYTGKDFIKENYEIYGGLSIDHFIPWSFVLHDEMWNLVPTFKNVNSSKSDKLLNYNRYIDDFCDMQYMAVTYILEKRKQKDLESYIDALKIENFQEYLKYKPKEDFTKKLKQCISPLYQIAENQGFEVMNRLF is encoded by the coding sequence ATGAATAATATTTTGGAAAATTCAATTAGTGATGTATTAGTTAAACCAATAGATACAGCTATGGTGCCTAAAAGTAATAAGGTGGATTCAAGAACTTTCTCTAGGTTACTTGATGATGATAAAGTTGTTGCCAGTTACAAAATGTATTGGCTTTTGGGGATATTAGAGGAAGTAACCTTAGGAAATACTGAAATAGAATTTAATACAATAGTAGCTAGAATGATAGTAGCAGCTTGGTATCCTATTATGCAATATAAATTAAGTTTTGGTGTTTTGGATAATTTAAAAAAGCCTATAAATTATGTAGCTTTGAAATACGGATTTACTTCAAATTGTGATGAAAGTGAACTTTTAAAATTCTTATGTGAAAGCGAGGATAAGGAACTAAAAAAAATGATGCGAGATTTAACTTGTATGGTTCCCTATAGATTACTATCTCCATTTTTTACAGATAAACTTAAAGGTAAAGACAAGAGTAGTAAAAATAAAATAATCGAAAAGCTATCTCTAGAAAGTGATATATGTTTTTATAAGATTATTAAAGAAGGCAAAAATAGAATTTTAATAAATGAATATTGGGCGCAGTATCTTAATGAAAACTATAGAGTAATAAAATCTTGGATATATTATAAACTTGTATGTTTTCTTCAAAAAAGAAATCCTAATGTTCCAGCTATAGCATTTAAACTTGAAGCACCCAAAAATAGAGATTTATCTTCAGCTACAAAGATTTGGAAAGAAATTATTGTTTCCAAGGGGCCTAAAGATATTTATACAGGTAAAGATTTTATAAAAGAAAACTATGAAATTTATGGGGGTCTTAGTATAGATCACTTCATACCTTGGAGTTTTGTACTTCATGATGAGATGTGGAATCTTGTGCCTACATTTAAAAATGTAAATAGTTCCAAAAGTGATAAGCTACTTAACTATAATAGATATATTGATGATTTTTGTGATATGCAGTATATGGCGGTTACATATATTTTAGAAAAAAGAAAGCAAAAAGATTTAGAAAGCTATATAGATGCTTTGAAAATAGAAAACTTTCAAGAATATTTAAAGTATAAGCCTAAAGAAGATTTTACTAAGAAACTAAAACAATGCATTTCACCACTTTACCAGATAGCTGAGAATCAAGGCTTTGAGGTGATGAATAGATTGTTTTAG
- a CDS encoding DUF2326 domain-containing protein — MNSPLYINRIALRNPMGKCDVTLRKGLNVILSDDVSVGNSSREKIETRNSTGKTTFIHLIDYALGKERFINNVNEFNKSLFEDQYVICEISIYDKKYTIYRSILDNDTISIYENWILNSILSEGTEDTAYEIFDLNGYISFIENEIFDGRNYFKDKRIVSYRSIMNFIIRDQFFGFTKYYSGIKDEKAKVGKERIEFLFGLTTLKKLLIKEKIDKKTKEKNDLVTEYNVIRSYFSKIIKQNSTQIKREIRTNQKTMDDLKKQLDDYSIKISSLEIEKSQKKKEKDNLEDNLKSLNNDIAAIKSRISNYEKALNENKNELKKLDYIGTSIEILSNIDLVKCPVVTKSKELGIKIDVKCPIADNEENKSKNKQIIDTRRKLIEYEISDLEKAIFMLQSQLDEKLSKHKVINSSIEEVSLDIGNEINTILENRELTFNQLKEVEYSNQRLKDNISQYEYLNNLKDSKNEKTKEIKAEKEKIDELKNKGFNRIVEIYDDVVVFISNDSRNGTINKKNFEPLILFKNGEEDTGAGIKSISIIAFDLTMLTYALEKQSEGESNPYLNLLIHDSPKRNDIDLNMYKRVFDYVIKLENDYSNIDFQYIITTLDISEKVKEDKKKYIKLLLDNSGDGGKLFGITINI; from the coding sequence ATGAATAGTCCTTTATATATTAATAGAATTGCCTTACGGAATCCAATGGGTAAATGTGATGTAACATTGAGGAAAGGTCTTAATGTAATTTTATCTGATGATGTTTCAGTGGGAAATAGTAGTAGGGAAAAAATTGAGACAAGAAATAGTACAGGTAAAACTACATTTATTCATCTTATTGATTATGCATTAGGCAAAGAAAGATTTATTAATAACGTAAATGAATTTAATAAGAGCCTATTTGAGGATCAATATGTTATATGTGAGATTAGCATATATGACAAAAAATATACTATTTATAGAAGTATTTTAGATAATGATACTATCTCTATTTATGAAAATTGGATATTAAATTCAATCCTTAGTGAAGGCACAGAAGATACGGCATATGAAATCTTTGATTTAAATGGTTATATTAGTTTTATAGAGAATGAAATCTTTGATGGAAGAAATTATTTTAAAGATAAGCGAATAGTTTCTTATAGATCTATAATGAATTTTATAATTAGAGATCAATTTTTCGGATTTACCAAATATTATTCAGGAATAAAAGATGAAAAAGCTAAAGTTGGTAAAGAAAGAATAGAATTTTTATTTGGATTAACTACATTGAAGAAATTATTGATAAAGGAAAAAATAGATAAAAAAACTAAAGAAAAGAATGATTTGGTTACAGAATATAATGTTATAAGAAGTTATTTTTCAAAAATTATAAAACAAAACTCAACACAGATAAAAAGGGAAATAAGAACAAACCAAAAAACAATGGATGATTTGAAAAAGCAATTAGATGATTATAGTATAAAAATTTCTTCATTAGAAATTGAAAAGAGTCAGAAGAAAAAAGAAAAAGATAATTTAGAAGATAATTTAAAATCCCTAAATAATGATATTGCAGCAATTAAATCTAGAATAAGCAATTATGAAAAAGCATTGAATGAAAATAAAAATGAATTAAAGAAGTTAGACTATATAGGAACTTCCATAGAAATATTAAGTAATATTGATTTAGTTAAATGTCCGGTTGTAACAAAGTCAAAAGAATTAGGTATTAAAATAGATGTAAAGTGTCCAATAGCTGATAATGAAGAGAATAAATCTAAGAATAAGCAAATTATAGATACCAGAAGAAAGCTTATAGAATATGAGATAAGTGATTTAGAAAAAGCAATATTTATGCTACAAAGTCAGCTCGATGAGAAATTAAGTAAGCATAAAGTGATTAATAGTAGCATTGAAGAGGTAAGTTTAGATATAGGAAATGAAATTAATACTATTTTAGAGAATAGAGAGTTAACTTTTAATCAGCTAAAGGAAGTGGAATATAGCAATCAAAGATTAAAAGATAATATATCACAGTATGAATATTTAAATAACTTAAAAGACAGTAAAAATGAGAAAACAAAAGAAATAAAAGCAGAAAAAGAAAAAATAGATGAATTAAAGAATAAAGGATTTAATAGGATAGTTGAAATATATGATGATGTTGTTGTTTTTATAAGTAATGATTCTCGTAATGGTACTATAAATAAAAAAAATTTTGAACCTTTAATATTATTTAAAAATGGTGAGGAAGATACAGGAGCTGGTATAAAGAGTATTTCAATAATTGCATTTGATTTGACTATGTTAACTTATGCGTTAGAAAAGCAGTCTGAAGGCGAATCAAATCCTTATCTCAATTTATTGATACATGATTCACCAAAAAGGAATGATATTGATTTAAATATGTATAAAAGAGTTTTTGATTATGTAATTAAACTTGAAAATGATTATTCTAATATAGATTTTCAATATATTATAACTACATTAGATATATCAGAAAAAGTTAAAGAGGATAAGAAAAAATATATAAAATTATTGCTAGATAACTCGGGAGATGGAGGTAAATTATTTGGAATCACGATCAACATTTAG
- a CDS encoding metallophosphoesterase family protein: protein MESRSTFRDREILIKGISTYYSVEDIKSLARLLDISEAEYFNAYISSNELADKFVTRVFQLSKENQLLETIKDNEDLKRPNIIKNISTDIINVDNNENEDESFNSLKILHLSDIHLGTSAEASKYKLQLKTDLISRLKVEKIDFLILSGDITNASTFDEYDAAFKFIEDIIKSFKIDRSKIIIVPGNHDLSWDVCKRALIKEDEFNKEIYKLRFDNFSNYFYSKLCGQDYPTEYEKQGILYKYEEEKIIVLGLNSAWEIDHIKKLRASINMESMSESIGNIIMDKKYNDWLKIAVFHHSVTGKDSMDNGFLELLVSNNFKVCMHGHIHEAKYDFYSYGNNREIAIIGAGTFGAPAEEHVLGVPLQYNFIELSLDNKQIKVNTRRREKVDGAWEADARWGDKDNPKPFYKIDLSKINNI from the coding sequence TTGGAATCACGATCAACATTTAGAGATAGAGAAATATTAATAAAAGGTATATCAACATATTATTCAGTTGAAGATATAAAAAGTTTAGCTAGGCTTTTAGATATTAGTGAAGCAGAGTATTTTAATGCTTATATTAGCAGTAATGAATTGGCAGATAAATTTGTAACTAGAGTATTTCAATTATCTAAAGAAAATCAGTTACTAGAAACTATTAAAGATAATGAAGATTTAAAAAGACCGAATATAATAAAAAATATATCAACAGATATTATAAATGTAGATAATAATGAAAATGAAGATGAAAGTTTTAATAGTTTAAAAATATTGCATTTATCGGATATTCATTTAGGAACTTCAGCTGAGGCAAGTAAGTATAAACTTCAACTAAAGACAGATTTAATAAGTAGACTTAAGGTTGAAAAAATAGATTTTTTAATATTATCGGGAGATATAACAAATGCATCTACTTTTGATGAATATGATGCAGCTTTTAAATTTATTGAAGATATTATAAAAAGTTTTAAAATTGATAGAAGTAAAATTATAATAGTTCCTGGAAATCATGATTTAAGTTGGGATGTATGTAAACGTGCATTAATTAAAGAGGATGAATTTAATAAGGAGATTTATAAATTAAGATTTGATAACTTCAGTAATTATTTTTATAGCAAGCTATGTGGTCAAGATTATCCTACTGAATATGAAAAACAAGGAATACTATATAAATATGAGGAAGAAAAAATAATTGTTTTAGGATTAAATTCTGCTTGGGAGATAGATCATATAAAGAAATTACGTGCATCAATAAATATGGAGTCTATGTCTGAATCTATAGGGAATATTATTATGGATAAAAAATATAATGATTGGTTAAAAATAGCTGTATTCCACCATTCAGTCACTGGAAAGGATTCTATGGATAATGGATTTTTAGAATTATTAGTTAGTAATAATTTTAAGGTTTGTATGCATGGGCATATACATGAGGCAAAATATGATTTTTATTCATATGGTAACAATAGAGAAATTGCTATTATTGGTGCAGGGACATTTGGAGCTCCAGCTGAGGAACATGTCTTAGGTGTTCCATTACAATATAATTTTATAGAATTGTCTCTAGATAATAAACAAATCAAAGTTAATACGAGAAGAAGAGAGAAAGTAGATGGCGCATGGGAGGCAGATGCACGTTGGGGGGATAAAGATAACCCTAAACCATTTTATAAAATTGATTTATCTAAAATAAATAATATTTAA
- a CDS encoding HNH endonuclease — protein MLISCSKCGRIHERGFKCKNNIRQVYTKKQTVASKFRNTKAWRDKRNDIINRDKALCQICIRNLHNTLPRQYNNNVQVHHITPINENYDKRLDDNNLVTLCTYHHSMAECVHIKRNDLYGLFHN, from the coding sequence ATGTTAATAAGTTGTAGTAAATGTGGTAGAATTCATGAGAGAGGTTTTAAATGCAAGAATAACATTAGACAAGTATATACTAAGAAACAAACTGTAGCTAGTAAATTTCGTAATACAAAGGCTTGGAGAGATAAGCGTAATGATATAATTAATCGTGATAAAGCATTGTGTCAGATATGTATTAGAAACCTACATAACACATTACCAAGACAATATAATAATAATGTTCAAGTCCATCATATAACGCCTATCAATGAGAATTATGACAAAAGATTAGATGATAATAATTTAGTTACTTTATGTACTTATCATCATAGTATGGCTGAATGTGTACATATTAAAAGAAACGATTTATATGGATTATTCCATAACTAA
- a CDS encoding HNH endonuclease translates to MGEDFIEGHHIKPVSELKEGEKTKVEDIVLLCSNCHKMIHRKRPWLSREKLKTLIVKNIHPKDIENKDSIKATT, encoded by the coding sequence TTGGGAGAAGATTTCATAGAGGGACATCACATAAAGCCTGTTAGCGAACTAAAAGAGGGGGAAAAAACAAAAGTTGAGGATATAGTTTTACTTTGCTCAAATTGTCATAAAATGATTCATAGAAAAAGACCATGGCTAAGTAGAGAAAAGCTAAAAACATTAATCGTTAAAAATATACACCCCAAAGATATAGAGAATAAAGATAGCATAAAAGCAACAACATAA